Sequence from the Polypterus senegalus isolate Bchr_013 chromosome 3, ASM1683550v1, whole genome shotgun sequence genome:
TCGTAGGATGGGAATTTAGTGTTAAAAAGAGGCACAGAATTTAATGTCAGCATCACTCAAAGGGTGAGTTATATCCAAAAGAACTCTTCTCACCATCTATGTTCAGTTGGGGGCAGTGGGGTTCTTCATAGTCTGGTACATTTTATTACACGTAGATACATGTCACAGATACTGTATTTCTCACATCACTCACTAAAAGAAAAAGttgtggtttaaaaatgtttgtttttgctttttttaaccgGATCACCTTAAATTTAGGGCCACTAAAACAGCCTCACAGTATGCCACACATGTCAGAAGAATGAAAATGCTGCAGAATATTGCAGCTCCATAGAGAGGCATTTTGTCTCATGCAGTTGAGTTCAATTCATATAGTCAACTGGGTGCATTGTCATCACTCGTGGCTTTCGTTTAGAGTCAGTCTTAATAGACTGGTGACATGGAGGTTAGCATTTGTGTGTCACAGATGCACGTGGTCAGTGTCTGTGTAGAATTTCCATGCTTTTCCTTGTGCCTGTGCTCATTTTTCTGAGTACTGTACCCTGTTTTTCCTGCCACACCCTATTTGTGCTGAGTTAAACTGATCCTTTGTGAGAGCATCACACCCTGTGGTGCTTGGTGACACTGCACACCCTGCATTAGACTAAGCAGAATGGAGAATACTGttactttactttaacatggccttctcataatttcactttaatttaatcctgatactctgtatgttcaattcattataataactattcatggtggctctaaaatccatactgaccccaactctctcttctgtttctttttccggtttctttgtggtggcagcctgcaccaccaccacctactcaaagcatcatgatactccaacattaatggactgaaagccataagtctacgtgaccatcatcatcaagtccttccatgagaaccctaaatacaaagaggactgtttcatttatgtgaggtagattgcccagagggcactggacggtctcatggtctggaatccctgcagattttatttttttctccagccgtctggtgtttttttttttttgtttttttcctgtcctccctggccatcggaccttactcttattccatgttaatgttgacttattttattttcttactgtgtcttttatttttgtattcttcattacgtaaagcactttgagctatatttttttgtatgaaaatgtgctatataaataaatgctgttgttgagaatatagtttttctttttattgatgaAAAAACAGTTGagttttgtttgttctgtttttatattgtaAGCAAACAATATTTCAATagaacaaaattaatttcaaaaatttgaaaaaagcagATCATTTCCCCCAACACAGCTAGTCTTTTTCCTTTCATACAATGTTTTCAAGATATTTCCaagattttaaatttcttttgctttcatgTGCAATAATTGTTTTCGTATCTATAGTTCTGtgtgtgaaatttttttttttaacatttaaaatttaagatGAACCAGTTTCTATTTTGGAAGGGTGGCTTGATTAAGAATTAACAAAGAAGGAAAAGTTttttagagaaaaataaaatggaccGGAGGAAGAGTAAAAATCGAGATAGAGGAGACAAAAACATAGACATAGAACAGTCCATTACTAGCCACAGCAGTTTCTCTCTTTTGTGCCTAACCTTCAGTAATCCACACTGCAGCAGAAAGTACATGAAACAAGTAAACCACATTCAAAAAAAATGAGACGCATGAATGAAGAATAAAGAAAGCCAACAGTGAGATGTCTAAGAAGTAAGGAGAGGAAATGGAGCTTTTAAAGGTGTCGCTTTTGTCTTGGTGGGTTTTCCCTAAAATGTCCTCTTCagaataatataatatttcataCATTCATCAAAGGTTAGCACTTAATAGAAGTGACTAGCTGATACACTCTTCAGTcttgaaaatctaaaaacaataaaaggttTCAGAGATTTGTGAAAGAATTCTTATTGTAATAGTCAAAGAAAGTATTGATGCCCTTCAGACCATAGCAGAAGCAAAAACTGCAAGTGACTCTTATCATCGCCCTTAAATGGCCCGTGGAGTTGTTGAGTTTTCATTAAAGTCATGCATAATATCCTCACTTGTCTTTTGCAAAAGAAACTCTAATGGCAAGGCCATTATCATCTAATAACAGCCTTAGTGCATTCTTTATAATTATTTACAATGGCTGATGCTCGGAAATATGCTGATTCCTTATTATCTTGTCTGtataaattagaaacaaaaaggGGAGCACAAAAGATGGTACAATTAATCCTTTCACTGCTCTTGCCAAAAGTTTGAATTTAGCACAAAGCTTTCAGTTTTACTGCAGTAGCTCTTGTATACACATGTCAATTAGCAAACGGTTATACCGTGTTCAAAATGTCCACATTTTAGGGCATTATAATGCTAACGTGGCTAATCCTGCTGCTTAATAGACCCAAGCACACCTGGTTGTAGTCGGAGtagcatttgcatgttcttcccatgtctgagtGGGGTTTTCTCAGGAAACTGGGATGCTTTTTCCACATACCTAAAAACGTATGCTTGACTGgtcattctaaattggccctagaatGGACTGGCAGCTCATCCAGGGCTGGTTATTGACTGGCACCCGATACAGCTGGGTTGAGCTCCAGCATCCCATAACACTAAACTGGAGTAACACCTGAAATACTCAAACTAAATCCTTTTAAGAAAATTTAGGTGGAAATCTTGTTACAAATGGTAAACTTTCATTTATactcatacattttttaaacttaattgtATGGTGGCTGCACACATAACCACAAACAAACTCCCCATGCATCTAGCTTAGACACACAAAAAACTAATTTGTATACCTGTTGGAAAAGGATCCATTAAGTCAAACTCTTTCtctgtgatttgagaaactgaatCGAACATCCTTTGGACCATGTCGAACATTGGCTTGAACATATCATGAAATCCATGTCCAAAGAAATGGGATCTGATGTCGGGATGGTTCATTTGGTAGAATGGCATCATCCTGTGAGACATGAGTGGGGTGGTCATGGGATAGCCAAAGTTCATGCGATACCGGAAAGGAGAATGTATGTGGTCAAACACCTTCTCACTGTCTTGGAAGATACTATCCACTCCATCTGCAATTTCTGCATAATGCTCTTCTAGGTCTTCAAActgcttttcctgttttttgtctgtttctAGAAGGGAGTCTAATTTTTCACCATTAATCCAAATAGATATGGGAGATGTCTTGTTGAGGTACTCTTCCAGCTGGTAAAAGAAGAAATTTTATAGATAATCATGCCAATAAATAGTCAGAAAATATTCTCACTGCAATaaaacagttctgtttttaaaacaacatctggaaaacctAGATAACAGAAATTGTCCATATTAAAATTCAAACTGCTTATTCCTACATACTGCAAAAATTCAGctgaattctttcattttttatggtttgccaataaaaaaatcaagggaACAACATTTAAGGttggaattaaaaaatattttaaaaagcctttATTGATTTCTTTCAGTTCCAAGCTTTCTTTCAAAAAAGCTGCaatcatattttaataaacattttaaaatgtaatattctgaaaatatTGGTGTTCCAGACTCCATTAGGGGATTATCTTAATCACATACCACTATTACCAAGACAATACTGATTAATGTGGAAAATATCGGTCCGCATCCACTTTGTGGAGAGAAATCAGACAagcattgtatttatatatatatatatatatatatatatatatatatatatatatatatatatatacacattagcaggagtacctggtgttgcctgggaatctataaccggtgaatttcccaaatgaaagaaacagaacatagaagtagaacaaacagttttctgatttacattttattgtaagttcctccactctgtaTTGTGTCTGCTGTTGCCACTGTTTAtgtgtagtatatatataaatatatatatatactagctgtgtaagcctgtgctgtaaaaagcccggagtcttagaaactattgaaattgtcagaaataaaaattgaaatttagaCATGTCAggcaattgaaaggaactactctgggcatctctctcctaggaggttttgttttgccaatgtgctcgcatcATTTGCACATTAGCAAGAGGAGGAAAAGCAAAAGGGATaacattttgccaatgtgcttgtcACGCTTCTGTAATAGCTGATAAGCAAATGACTCTTTCTTTGGATGTTTTGTTTTGCCAGCTTGCTGGCTTCGCTTGCATATCCTCTGAGATGGAGCACTTAGCCTGACTCCACATCTCATTTCCGGGCCGGTCAGAAatacacacttccatgcgtagatgtttatatataagactagcaaaatacccgtgctgcgcagcggagaagaagtgtgttaaagaagtaatgaaaaagaaaaggaaacattttaataataacgtaacatgactgacattgtcattgtcatgagtgttgctgtcatatatatatatatatatatatatacacatatatactgtatacacacacataaacatatatatatacatatacacacgtatatacagtatatatacatatacatccacatatatatacgtatatatatgtgcacaaaaccacacttttatcaaggcatccgtcgggtagtcttttgaaatgaaattttcctccaatcagtcgtaacAACGCgttttcttccgactgttacatttttgtagctctgatgtgtacatcaatgtaatcggtgtaccaagaaatcatgcattgccagaagttaccctttgcttggaatgcaaagtgtgattaaatgcgttattttttaacgcattatggagcacatgcatcgaagcttctcagctgtgcttgtgctaagaagaggaaacattttaaaaataacgtaacgcgattgtcaatgtaaccttttgtaagtagtgcctggaggatttagagtgtggagaaactgtaaagacagcgtgtatattaacttgtggatttttctgtgagtatttggtggcagcgtcacaaagttggttcttcaagactgcgttagctgcggagctcagcgcacagcgaaatgaggtgaatgggaggggagatgatgacgtgactccccacccgcctttaactgtcaaccCCCCCCAaagacagtctcttggaatttgcataagcacagcccttcaccagtaattttaacttagttacaaagtttatatcctgcgtcctctcattaaacttgtatcccgcattactcGTGGGCATGAGAACTTaattattaacttaatttaaactttaggtttacaccgtgctttgtttccgaagtagctgtactcatgaatatggttgtatgtgtgactcggtcgcttcttattgttacgctgccttctcaattgtataatgcatgttttcttcagcgctttttggagctcttccttattttctacgtattgcgttgacagtcacgtgattacatgggaggcgtgatgatgtcacacgaaactccaccccccacggccatcgagctcaactccattacattatatggagaaaaataggttccagttatgaccattacgcgtagaatttcgaaatgaaacctgcccaacttttgtaagtaagctgtaaggaatgagcctgccaaatttcagccttctacgcattacacgggaagttggagaattagtgatgagtgagtgagggctttgccttttattagtatagatatatatatacaatgcttgtctgatttatatattttatttacacactTTGTTAGTAAAGGCTGTGATTCTGCCACAGGCATTCTGGTTTTGTCCCAAAGAGATGCACATCAGTTAGACTGGACACTCTAAATTGGCCAGTTGAGACTGAGTTTGAGTACATTGGTGGGTATGCCACATGATAGATTAGCTTCACAAACTGggtgtatttctgttttttacacAATGCTTCTGGACTAAATGAGTATGGAAAATGATCTGATTTGAATAGATCCAtgaatgtataatttaataatgttGTATTTTCAGGTTACTGTAAAGGCatctaaaaaaaaagtaacaagtctcactttaaacataaatttaaataCCATCACAGTGTGTGACTGAATGCCTAGTGGTATCACTTTCAAGATGGCAAGATATTTCTAAACATGGTTTATGCTTAGTGGTGGATACTATGATCTAAGGGTAAAATTCCATCTGAAATTTATCAATAACTGGTATAGCTTTATGGTCCAGTAATCATATCATTGATACACCATGTGCTGTTGCTGTGCTTTCTGTGAAAATCCTAGACCACCTATACTTAAAAGTAAGATCTTATTCCAAGATGATTTTCATCTCTTTGGCATTTTGAAAAAGTACTTAGATCCAAGCAATTTTCTCCTGATAACATGAAGCCAGACTGAAATCCAAATTTCTTCTAAGAAGGGGATGCACCCTTCGTGTTCTGATAAAATAGATGCTTGACAGGTTTCGAGGCTATGGGCAAAAGCAACACTTGGCTCAGTGTTTGTTTCAAACAAATATTAAGGAAGTACAAGATCATGTTACTTTTTGACATACCTTGTATTTTGAGGTGTGTGCACGTGCTATGTCGTTTACTAAAAAGATCATTTGAATAAGAATAATTTGAGCTAAATGCAAAGTTTTGCTTGCAAAATCCTCTTGCTCGTCTTGTGTCTATTTCTACACTCCAAGTAGAGCACTATGCAAGACAGCAACCATCTAAATGGCTGCCCCAGCTACATTTATCATTGCATTTGTGAATGAAGTGCTCTCCAGCCTCTTCTTGATATGTGCATCTTCAAGATTTGACTTTTAAAACTCAGCATGaattatatcaagtattcatTAGGTGAATTGTACAGACCTATTGTACACTTAAAGGAAATGTCTCAGACAAATACAGTACTTCCATGCACTCATCATATTTAAAACCGAATTATGGGTCATAGAGGAGTAGACCTCAACAATATTACATCTTtggttgaaattatgtatattttatggtttattgatgttttattgatatttattatttttcacttaatattttttctgttgatttcataattgattttgttttttttttttttaatttgatttgatatattacattaattcacaaaaagaaatggtctttttgcatgacctctgGGGGTCAAGGGCCCAACACAGTAGGATGCATTCTGGAAGTCATGAGATTTAAACCAGCAAATTTCCActtaccagcacagatccttagcctcagcgCTACCACTCAGCATTAATGTAATTGCGTGATGTCGATTTAAGTGTAGTTATGTTCCTTGGTGTTTGTGGCTGGAGCCCCCAGGAAACTGAGCCACTCTGACATCACCACTTCTGCGCCCACCCTCAGACTATTTATACTGAGTTAGATGGTCTAGGAGGAGGGATCATTTATATTTGATGGAGTTATTATGAGTTTTTGGTATTGGATTGTTTGTTTGCTTTCGATTATTGTTATGAATTTTGAGCTTTGTTTACTAAGGATTGCCTTTTAGGTCACCCCATTGTGCCTCTTGTTTGTTCTTTTGAGCTTTTCCTTGCATTTTTTAGATTCATGTAAACAATCTTTGATTTATAACAATTCTTTGTTGCCTTTTTTTGAACAAGCCAGAGGTTGACGGTTACCCTTCCCCTAGTAGGGTTTTTGTTGTAGATTTTGAGATTTTTAGCTGTATTGCTAACATCCCATTTTTGGGGCCTGCTGTTGATGAAGGCCAAAGGTACCTGACTGTAGTCTGGGCTGCTTCCTACCTGTTTTTGGAGGTCTCATCTGTTTTGATGTttgtaaaactgcattttataacaAACAGCTTCCATCAGGATCCAGACCTTAGAGTTTAGGAAGGCCCAGTAGTGCAGCagtgtttttgtttcattatttcatttcataatttgCATATCTCTTGTTATCTGGCATTGTTCTAGATGTGGAGATGCACTATGAATGCAACACATGAATAACATTCTAAAATGACTCTCAAGGGCCAACAATACAACTTACACGTCTTCCAACTGCACCAGATGCACTGCTGCAGGTCCTTGAATAATATCTTATACAGCTCTGTTTCAGGCATGGTTTACATTCCTCCCACAAGGCCTGGATTGATTCATTGCAAACCTTCTGTGCTTCATTTAGTTTTACCTCTATCTCTTCAGCAACCTTTATAGCCTCCTAATGGAAGAATACAAATAAAGTTGCTTtaactgtacaaaacaaaataaataaatgtcagcaTTATATAACCTAGGAATGCCTGGAACATAATCAGCTTTCAGTTTGTAAGACTTGCATTTTATTTGCAAACCATTCCAACCCTTCTTTTATCCATATGATTAAACTGAAATTGGGAATGTGTTTTATTTGCAAGCTTTGAGATAAATAACACAAAGCAGTGTATTTCTGACTGACTTGTAATTGattttttgtaatgtaatttaaCATCCTCAGGCTGATTTAATTCAATGTACATTTGTGTGAGGCCAGACTCTATCCTGGCAgagcagggtgcaaggcaggaaacaaccctggacagggtatgCATCTACTGTATACCTGAGCCCACTGACATACACACAGCCACATTCACACATAGGAATCAGTTTGGAATCGCCAGTTAACttaaccagcacatctttggggaaTGCATAGATGAAAGCcattaagaataaaaatgtattgttatttaatTCAGACATCATATTATTTGAGGTACAAGGACTTAAACAATGGTTGGTTGATGTTGTCACCCCAAAGATCTTGATACAAAGCTTTACAAATCTTTCCAGACATGGGTGAAAGGTTGAAAAAATATTGGGATTAAATGTTATTAACAGTATAACATTACAATTCATAAACCAATGATCCATTTAATTTTCTAACATTAGGAGACACATCCTTCCTAGAAATTGCTTGAGTTCCTCTCACCTACCTGTGAGCTAAAACGTGGAATGCTACACAGTGATACTGATGTGTTTATAGGTCGGTGAACTGGCTCATGGTCAGCTTCCAACACATCAATGCAATTTAGTGTGAACAATTTATTTGACAATGCATTAATAGATTGCGGAGTGGCATAACAGTTTCACATAAAAGATGGTCCAGCCTGGATTGGTCATGACACACAAGTGCTGTAAGACAGCAATACTATTTCACTCTGTATCCCAACAGTGAGAATAACAGTAGACAAAACTGATTCATTCCTTATAttaaagtatattattattattattcaattgacaataataaaaatattacacaaaaatCAGTTAATAAAAAAACGCACATCCTAGATCAATATTGAGTACTCCAGATAAGTACTTTATAAACAGATAGGATTATCTGTTTTTATCTTTCCTCAGAACTGGAATATGGGTAATGGATAAATGGACATATCAAGTTTGGAACGCAGTTTGGATAAAGATttcaataaattcatttttacctcTTTCTGTTGTTTGgttttgtctaatttttttaaataggctttgtgttgtttttcagACTTTTCCATCAAGGTCTTCATTTGTTTAACTCCTTCTATTGCATCATCAATTTCTTTATCTATATGTTTCTGTCCTTGTAAGGAtattactgaaagaaaaaaaaaatagtagacGCGTCATTGAATTTCATGAaaaacttcataaataaatatatggtagtaccatttgtactttttaaatgttgcctttaacaattaatttgaaaagtgaaaatgcaattattattctgtgaatacattttattaggtacaTTCTTAAACATGTgagaatttgttttcatttattatacttttttgaGATTATTGATCACATTAAATTAAGTAAAGAACAATTAACTGAAGAACATTACATCATTAAATTACATTATGGAATACTAAATCCTCAAAACCCCTTATCAATCAGTTCAGGGAGCTACCTGAATGAAGAGTTCATTATAAggtacattttgaaaaatgaaaaaaattcaggAGCCCAGAAGGATTCATTTGAAACAGTATTAGAAAGTGATGGCCAAGTTCTGAAGATTTTGAGAATGAATTAAATAAGAGATCACCTTTCTATTGAgctatgaaattatttattatctTTGAGTAAAATGAATTGGCATGCAAGCAACGTGGTGTGGGATATCACAATAGACTTCTCCTGGCATTATCTTATCCTGTTTGTTGTTATTCCAAATGAAGCTACTAAAGGACTGCAAGTAAACTGCCAGAGAAGCAAATATACAGTGTGTTCCTAAGATATTCTGAGTGTAGGGCATTTCTAAAACATATTACCTGGTTAGGCAGGTGTACTTGATGGCATTGTTAGAAATGAGAATagatttttgataattttaagaTACAATGATTTTCTAGCACCTGTGGCAAGTATATTACTGTTGATTAAGTCATTTTTATGGAAAACACACTGATATGTGAGTCAGACTTCCAAAAATGGAAATGATTGTCAAATTAAAGCACAATGTTTACCTAACTGCATAAAATGTGCAGTGTTAtggcactgtataaaataaagttatTCCAAGGAACTACTTACATTTGAGATCTTGAGATGAAAGATTAATCAAACTGTGGGCAAAGGAACAAAGAAGACACAAAAGCAGGATGGACCCGGTGAGCTTCATCTCCGCTAAAAATGCTAAGGAAAAAATTTTGGTAAATAAATgatgagatattttaaaatgtaaattaaagtgtgcatattttttatattgagaAATATCATTTACTGGGTTGAAGTACTTGTGATTATCTCATCACAAAAGAAGTACATGGTGATGAATCATACAGCCTAAGGTGAACAGAGCATAGAGGGATAAATCAGACCAGCATAAGGTAAATAGCCAGCCATGAAAACAGACTGTAAAAAGACGCACTATAAAGACGTGCTGTGATTTAGGCAGTGGGTGAATGGCCATCATTGCCTAAGGAGAAGGAATGGAGAGTCTCATTATATTTAGTAAGGGTCTGAACTTAATCTTAAATAAATGAGATGGGGCTAAGATGTGCAAATTTGCCAAGAGGCAACATTAACTGATGTGcacagcattttttatttatttttttggttggtACCTCTGTGGctgctagtttttattttaaccagGTTCATAAATCAATTCAGTCACACTTCAGTATGCAAGTCAATATAACACAGATGTAGTGGCTCTCCTTGAGCATTCAGTGTCATTGAGCCCATGTCTGCACTGCGTGCAGTCACCatcaatattttttaaaggaGGAAACTTAACAGAAAAATACGTGTTTTAAAAAGAATATGCAAAAATTTAAGAATTTATAGTTACGTCAAAACATACACATTTCTGAAGTTCTTTCACAGGTAAATATTGTACTAGCACATATTTCTAAATGCAacataagaaaagaagaaaagccaGCTAATGAAACTATAAGATAACTTAGACTTTACGTGTGACCCATTGATCTGTGAGACTGGCTGGagtaaaaacctgtagccacagtggaaCTGAACCTGGGAAACTCTTGCCTAGGTGATGCAGAGTAACtggaataacattttaaacattccaAAGTAAGCTCTCATCTATAAAAATTGGTATATTTTAACATGATTTGGCTGTTTTTATGGAAAAAGTAAAACGGATTGTTTTCTTACTTTATGCCTTCCACTTGTGTAAATCAACTGAGCACCACAGTCACCTAAAAAGTGAACAAACTGTATGTTATATTCCAAGAAagtttagacagacagacagacagacagacagatagatagatagatagatagatagagaagagATGAACATGGATCTTTACATTACTAGTTCATGCTTTGCATTCCCTATTTTAACTGTTAGTACATTCATACAAAAATACAATATGGATTTCAACCACTTTTTCTGACTTATATATAAAGAgctcattatgttttttttatactatCAGTTTTGATAGGTTACTTTATTTTGACCGTTTAGTTTTTTTAGGCTGTTAAATGATAGTAGGAGCACAGACGGAAATGTCACCGAAGTAGCTGCTTCACTTTgctattcattattatttgtatctgGCTCTGTTCTTTAAGAGAGCAAAAAGTATATAACCATAATTAAAATGAGGAGTATTAATAAAAACATCCCACCCTGGACTGGTTCTTATTTCACGTCCAGTGATGCTTAAAAATCCTCAAATGCACTGTGGCCCTACAAACAGATTAAGTGGGCTGAGCAACTTTGTAACTCCTAAAGGCAGACTCCATATTTCATCTTTACATTGTTAGTCCTGCAGTATTTCCTCTTCTTGTTCCAGTAAAAAAAGTGCAATTTAGATATGTAAAGCAAatcaatttatctttattttataaatactgtaatttgCCAAAACATGCCATTCCACATACCACATGCCATACCAAAGAGTACACAATCACATTTCATAGCAACATAATAATTTTgtgtaaaaataatttcatttcatttcagtttattttacatAGTACACGTCCCACTCAATATGCAGTATACAGTTGCAAAAACaacaggtaaaataaaaaaacttaatgTCATTCAACAAAAAGCATACGTACATTTTGGTGGTACAGAGATCTAATTTGGTTATGTTTTGAGACATTCAACATAAGTAAATAATAAGGTAAAGTCTGTTGAAATAACCTCATTACCCGGAACTGCATGAAACGAACTGTATTAAGCTAAGGTGAATGTAAGTACTGTAAGTGGAATATAAAACACTAATTCGCAATATGCCATTGCTAAT
This genomic interval carries:
- the clu gene encoding clusterin → MKLTGSILLLCLLCSFAHSLINLSSQDLKLISLQGQKHIDKEIDDAIEGVKQMKTLMEKSEKQHKAYLKKLDKTKQQKEEAIKVAEEIEVKLNEAQKVCNESIQALWEECKPCLKQSCIRYYSRTCSSASGAVGRRLEEYLNKTSPISIWINGEKLDSLLETDKKQEKQFEDLEEHYAEIADGVDSIFQDSEKVFDHIHSPFRYRMNFGYPMTTPLMSHRMMPFYQMNHPDIRSHFFGHGFHDMFKPMFDMVQRMFDSVSQITEKEFDLMDPFPTDGSVNEDVIISRPNGNNQMTCREIRRNSAGCLNLKEECEKCKAIQSIDCSGKKPLQGPLKEEFENSLAIMEKLTKEYDEMLKKFQQEILNTTDIMKRLNEQFGWVSTLVNATDRQDGFFQITTVMSRNSQNPNEPGDTTVTTKFFDLPEMTFTVPKDIPWDDPKFSEIIAKEAVEYYKKNVLIVK